Within the Erigeron canadensis isolate Cc75 chromosome 6, C_canadensis_v1, whole genome shotgun sequence genome, the region aatattatatatataagggaacAGTGAATATAAGACTGTCCAACATCATAGTTTATGTGTGAAATCcttcacatacaaattttttaatattttttgattaatgaatatatttttgggcccccatgaattttatggataaaaaaaacaatatgtgagtattTCACATCTAAACTTAAATActtaacagccttatattaccaaccctatatataatatgtaccCAGTCCTGTTTTGCATGTAAAGATAGTTTTATTTTATCGTCATTAAAAGGTGAAAAGGTTGCTTTTAAAAAACCTCGAGGATCAAACCTTAACATATGTCTCCAAAATCAAAAGGTTTTTTTCACTTGATCTCACCCTAAAATTTTGCATATAATTTAAtcatatactagattttagatccgtATCCAACACTAGATAcgggtttacgatattaacaatattatatcttcatacaattaaatcataaaaacttatagttttgaagatatatattagtgttatactttgcaagttttagtacaataatcataagcTCGTTACTGTCATTATTAGTCGAGACATATTAATGGAACTGTTTGTccttccacaaggcacatgttataataatttcttaATTATAGAATACTTTGACcaagttgtactcataatgcgatattattatgaaaggtaatttaaaattaatatataaacatacttgtattcatatacttgacattcaagtatatgtatttgatcatgatacgaACTCATAAcgcgcataggtttattttcaatcacctatcttatgataattagataacaattatgattgtttttatattttttgataatatttgagtgacaactgtaactttaaaaattattatgcaaaattaatatatataaaaaaggagaaaatcatgtacctttttgattaaAGAttgaatgaatcttgaatgaagttcatattgatttggatttagtattcaagtaactctctgttgtaaatcgtgttttgttttgtgGTCGTCTCATGTTTTGTGATAACTAAATATTaaactttataatttataaaaatctaatctaatatttgtgaATAAGTccttaggttttgaaataaacttATATAGACAATATTTGtgtgttgaaattttttttaattaactaaatgattgtaacttttaaaaaattctctcatggctaaaaataaatataaattaagtattcaaggctaaaaagtgtaaattgttgatgaaaaacaaaaaagtgtaaattaatgagactttttctacaaattaatataaatactaatataataatatatttggatagtgattattatgatatttaatttgtaattaatttaaatgatgacataagcgaaaatcaatttgataaaattgaacaacttgattggttaataagtaattagtttaactgtcttataatatatattaagataagatattgtatatattttatttataaagaaaagTTGGATATAGTGGAGGTGCTATGAACAAAGATTTTCGCACGAAAAAAAGCAACTTTATTCACATGAAAtgagaaattataaaaaaagaaataccaCTAATAAATGTTCATGTAATAATCGAATGTGCCGTAAAATCATTGCTGTTCACTCTTTGCCCTTTCCATTCATTTCTACTTTCCACTTTCATTCATTTCTACTTTTACAATCGACATGTTTTGGTGTTGTCACGTACATATTGTAAGACATTCAATTTGTATTAGTGTTTTCACAATATTTTGACCCATGACATTCATTTAGTACTTGGGCACGTTATTGTCAATGACAGATCTAGAAATTTGTATTAGAGTATGCAATATCAGTTTTAACACGTGTATATATACAGTGTGCactacacttttttttttttccttttcaaaaaccgaaaatTTAACACTAGTACTTTTTTTGGGTGAGATCAAGTGGAAAGACCGATGATTTATAAATTTGATCAACCGATGATGTTACAGATTATAAGACATAATTCTACAAAAATACCATTTTATCAATTTCGGTTTTGTTAATTGCTTAGGTCTATGAATGTATCTTAAAACTCGTACAATATAAATCGCTATGAAGGCACCCTTTTATCAACGTGTTAAAAGAAAATCTGCATTCGTTTAAGCAAACGTAGTTTTCAGTCTATATGAAATTATTAATCAACATAATGAATGACTggacatatatatgattattaataatataagagGTTTTGGTCCCATATTGTACATTCTATGagcccaataataataatgttcaaagtactaaaagttattataaataatgttaTAGAAGAGTACCGAATGCATTGTTAAATGTACTTTGTCTACACTCTTGAGCCTGCAAATAATAAACTTCACTGAAGAAGGATTTAACGGTGCCAGTTTTTGTTGATATTATTGATAATGGCATTTGTACGATGGTTGTATCAAAGCATCTTATCTAGTGTAAATGAAGACAAAGAACCAAGGTGTTCTACAAAATGAAAGCTCAAGAGGTAAAAATGTAATCAAGGTACAAAGTCTAAAAGAACAAAGAACAAATCATAGACGATGTATTAATTATCATTAGGATTAGCTAATATAGTGTAATATATTAACAAGTCTATTATCTTAAACTGGATATGTATGTCCTCTCGATTTTAAGACTAATAaagaataataacaattatcatAAAAAGGTCACTTTTGAAGAATGTATGACcaattggtttttatttttaaacaatataattaGGATTGAATTTTTTAAGAAATGCATGTCCAAATTAAGATCCAAATGGCCAAATCACTTATATGCACAGTAGGCATAagtattactttatttttttttaatgtgtaatTCCTAGTTAGCTCACACCTGCCTTATAAGTTACAAGCAAGAGGTTTTGGGTTTAAGATTTGagaagtacataggaagtctttctatgatggtttgacttgagtatacccaggttcaagtcttaggaggcagggtttacccttattgatcgtcgtgccttcgggcggattagtaggaggttttccccccatcgggtatttgaaataggcatttctactttgagggagctctctaacacGGACTCGATTAAGataacgtatgttagacctcccgctgccgaatcgcgacacgaaattcacaagcgaaattcacctttaaaaaaaaaaaaaaaaactttttctacATTTGGAAGATgcatttttttatttggttttgtAGGTGTATTCGATTCAGTAATTAGTTGAAATTCGAAACTAGCTTATCTTCTGTCCCCTCCGTGTACCATATCAGTATATGGTGCAATAATCAAACCGCTATGACTTTGTTATTACTTTTTTAATGATTCACAAGTTCATGTAAGCATTCATTTATTTACTCAATTTGATTTGTTTGGCACACGATAATAACACTTAATTAGTAAAGTAACAAAAGTAACAACCGTATCCGTTCATGTCTTTTGCGAGATATAGTGGAGATGAAATTTAGACAATCATATCTTTACCCTAATTAGATAAAAAGACCGAGTTCATTTTATAAAGAGTGTAAATTGAATCcttaatcttttatcttaaatgaTTTTCCATTTGGCCAATCCTACTtgttaatactttttttttttaaagataaacttCATTTATACAATATTCACCCAATTGGTGATACCAACACttacaacatatatacaataatcaCACTATATCAAATCTACTCCAACTAATGtttacatttttcttcttttgttatACCAAAGAAAAGCCAATGACTTAATGTCTTGTACAACTTTTTCCACCTTGACTTGTGCGTTTGAAAACCTTTTCTCGTTTCTTGCTTTTCAAATGCTCCAACAAGCAACCATATTGATACCCTTTAAAGCCTTTTGTTCCTTCCTTCCTAGTCCCACATTCCCATGAATCTCGAGCAAATCCTTGATCGAAAAAACAAAGAACGGTGTAGCCTTGCACCAGGAGCTAATGAACTCCAAACCATTTTAGCCAGTTCGCAGCCACAAAAAAGATGTTCCACGGTTTCCATGTGCTCCTCACACAAAGCGCATAATCCATTACCAAACAATTCTGATCTTTAAGTGCCTCTAAAGTTGGAATCCGATTCATATTAACTCTCCACATGAAAACATTCACCTTCAAAGGTATCCATTTAGACCATGGAATGATGTACCTGTCACTGTAATCACGTGAGCTCACTATGAAATCCTTCACTGCTTTGACTGTAAGTTGTGTCCCGATCCTTCCTTGCCATACCCACCTATCTTTCAGACTAGTGAGCTTCCTGTCATTCAAATGCATGCCTAGATCCCACCATTTACTTAACTCGTTCATAGTATGAGGTGTTCTTTTCCAGTTCCAGCAAGAAGAAAACTCGTCCAAGTTCTCATTATATCGCTCGAACAACCTACAGTTTTTGTCTTTCTCAAGCTGGAAAAGACCAGGGAATCTGTCTCTGAGCGCGTTGTCCCCTGCCCAAACGTCCATCCAAAACTTAAGCTCCTACCTGTTACCACATACTCCTTTAAACACTTTGTTCAAGCCCGTATCCGGAACTTTAATCGATTCAATCGCTTTGATTATCGATTTCCAATTACttgatacatatttatttaCCGGGAGAGTGCCAATTATTTTTGTTCACATAAATAGCGAGAATGACCATAACACTAAATTAGAATACACATATCTCTATATGAACATCATACAAGTAAGATGACGAGTACTTCACGAATttcaacatttaaaaaaaatacatattgctTAATTAGGATTATTTAGATTGTTACCTTGAGAGAGATTcatattttcctttttataagTTTAATTCTCACATCCTTACACAAAAGCTTTTGATACTACAATCTATCCATTCATGATAAAAAGCTTCAACACACCACCATAAGTGTGTAAGTATACTAGACCAATCATAAATGAAATTTAAGAAATAAGTTTTATGAGAGACAACATAATTTCCACCTGTCACGGGTGCTACCGGGACCCCATTTGCTTGTTTGTGTGCCCCAGTGGCCCGACATATGACGTGTCCATATTCAACCTTAACAAAAACTCACACTTATACAGTTATAATTGCACCTACATATATACCACAACATCCATATTGTTCACTTCAACAATCTCCCACGTTTCAACATATTTTTTGGCTTGTTTAACATTTGtgtttcattaaataaaaatatgatgcAATATTTACCAAGTCATGGGTATGAGTTAAATAGTTGTTCTAGTCTTATAAGAGACTTGGTATATGATCACGGTGGAAATTTATCGGTCCATATGGAGCCAAAGGTGGCCGAAACGGCCGAGGAAAAGGCTGCGGCTGCTTGTAACCGACATAGCGAAGCTGAAAGGAGACGCCGGAAGCGAATTAACGGTCATCTTGCCACCCTCCGTAGCATCCTCCCCAACACTGTCAAAGTATGTCCTAGCTTGTTTCCACATTTGTTCATATTTGGAGATTccataccttttttttataaatagtttgcTACAAAGATCACTTTATATTATTACTAATCGTGTTGAATTTGCTAATGACAGCCGTGATATTCTATCAATAGATGTTAGCACTACATAAATggtgttacattatatataatatgaccATTTATGTATGCTACACTCCTAACGTATTATTGACATATCCTTAATTAGTACATAATGTCATTAAATTTGTAGTGTACTATGTTTGTCTATTCATACTTTTGTATGCTTTTTCttgtgatttaattcattaaaataaataaatatgtaaaacttAATTTTGGTCATGGCTTAAAATTTGTGATGTTTATATATTCCTTGTGTTAATTGTAacctttttttgtgtgtgataTAGACGGATAAAGCCTCATTGTTGGCAGACGTAGTGCGACGAGTGAGAGAGCTAAAGAAGATGGTTGCAGACCTTGAATCAAAGGCTATGGATGAATGTGACAATCAAATGATACAAAACAATGAGTACTATATGATTCCAAGTGAAAATGATCAACTAGAGTTGACATACATTGGAGAAGATTCTAGTACTAATAAGATTATGGTCAAGGTCCGTATGTGTTGTGAGGATAGGCCTGATTTGATAGTCGAGTTAACGAGGGCATTGGGTTCGGTACGTGGGAAATTAGTACGAACAGAGATAGGGACATTGGGTGGGAGAATAAAATGTATGTTGTGGGTTCAAGTCTCGTCAGTAACAAAAGAACAAGGGTTACTTGAGCTAAAAAGGGCGTTTAAAGTTGTTATCGATCGGGCAACTTTGTTGGATTTGCCTCGAAACAAAAGGCCACGTCTTTTGGATTGTgtgtaattttgatattttgatttatttttggaGGCAATGAAAATGTGAGATGTGCGGGTACTAGGCTTGATATATGATGGTATTTGTGGGCTCtttttattgattattgatgtatatgtgtagtttttgttgtttattccAACTCGATGGTTAGACTATATTAGAGTTTTTGTTCGAACAAGTTTCAATTCATAGTTTAGCTatcgttttattttaataatgtaccaacatatttattaaaatcaaTTATGAGTAATGACTAATGAATTTGGTATATACAAATAAGTCCATGTTAATGTCAATGTCATCGATTTCCAGTCCTGCCATTAGCAAGTTATAAAGGGAGATAGATGTATGATGTATCTTTTTTTTGAATGTTAACTTTCATAGATGTATGATGTATCTATTGGTCATATTAATGTAGCTTTTTCTGCTCTTAAATAAATTGTCATTTACATATCACATGTTCTGTTAATGTAACTTTCTCTGCTCTTAAATAGCTAGATTGTATCAAAGAACACTAAACATGAGGTCATGAATAGATGAAACTTTGCTAATCTATTTATCTACATAATACGTACCTAAGTCACATTACATTACGCAGCATTACAGGCTTAATTTGAGTTTTGGATATCTACGTTGGTTAGCCCATTGTTGTACTCTTGTTATAGAATCTTGGTGTCAGATAGAAAGAACAAAAAGAAGATAGTAAAGTTTGATTGATGCATTTACCCTCTTTAACATTACAGGCAACTGCTTGCTTGGGTAGCCATCACTTTTACAATCTCATAATGTATCAGATTCCATTTTCTTTTGATTAGTTGCTTCTAATGCCTTGCTTAGGGTTTTTGACTTATAATCCCATGTCTTTCATCTTAGCATATAGCTTTAACTAATGAAGTTTAAGTTACCACCAGAACACCGATATCCAACCCCATCAGAAGTAGGGTATAATAGAGGTATGATATAGACATTTAAAACTCTACATAGATAGGAGATTGTTTCAAGATAATGAAGTTTAACTTTAATTGATCAAATGTGTAAATGAACACAAAGTTGgtactttttaattaagattACTCATTACTGATTAATACTTATTAAATTGATATGGAAATAGAgagaaaaataatgttttttgtttagtAATAGGAgcatatatgtaaatttattttgtctaTATTGGGTGCATGATTATGTATATAGGAACTTAGCATATCCACCATGAAATGTATATACATGAAGATTACTGTTGAGTTACATGTGACGTTACTAGCTAAGCATAGCAACTTGTTTAAGGGCTACCATGTAAGAAAGGAAACTGACAAGCTGAGCCTGATATTATATTCAATCCTGATGTTCACACTTCACAGCATATTGAAGATGACACAATCCCAGGGCAGCAGTAAGTCATCATCTGCTTCTTGGTGATCCATCTAGCCTGCGATAATGGCAGTATGTCACATCTGTCATTGTAACGATGCTGCAAGCATCATATCAGCTTTATCGTGTACATCAATTCTTGTAGAATACAAGATTTCTGCTGCAATTGGTTTTCAAGGCTTCCTCCAATGCTTCAGCCTGGTCAAAACTTATTTTGAAGGTCACCATTGTTATGCCATCTTTTCCTGTATCATAATCCTGCTTAATATTCTCAGCTTTGAATGACTGTAGCTGAAAATCAACAAACAAGAGGTTAATATATGTTACATAACATGGGCGGTTGGATAACAGTTGACACATGTACTTGTTTAATAGGTCTAAACGGGTCGGATTGTATTGACTCgaaacattttttttgtacCGAAACATTTAGTTCCCTTCTTATAAAACTCTATGACGGATAATAGTGGCTATATTACATAgtactttaataaaaaaaagtagttttcaTGCATTAAGTATACAAGATGACTTACAACCTGTTTCATGTTTAGTCGCTTTGTGTATGTTGACCCCTTTGACGCGTTAGCGTTAACAAATACCTGGGCTGAAATTTCCACCTCTAGTTGAAAAATTTACAGCTTGAAGACTTACCTGATGGTAAACGACCCCCAAAAGATCAAAAGTAACCTCAACGCCCATAGGAACCTACAGGGTGTACCATGTTATTTGTCAGAATATCAAAATGATTGAATAACTATTACAGCCATTGGTATATTGTTTCAAATCAACCACTGAACTTCACGAAATCCCAAAAAATTATTGTACTTGAAAAACCTTAACATTTTCCACCACAAGCTTACCTTTGTACTAGTAGTTTGTTTTCAGGATAACCATCCTTCTAAATCTACTAATACACATTGTATTTGACAAATTCCAGACACTTTACTCCAATTTTCCTGCAAATTGTATTTGGTAAAATCTTTAGAAACTTTTGGCAAACCTGAATATTAAAGTCTGCTCCCGAATTGTATTCAGCAGAGCTTGAATACTTTTCACAACGGTTGCCTAAATCTTTTGTCACAAATCATACTTAATAATTCCTAAAAACTTGCGAGTACTTCAGTGCTTGTCTTTTACTTTGAAATATACTTGACATATTACGACCACTTTTGCCAAACCATATAATTTCATTCTTTCCATAAAACATACTTGAAAGATTCACGATATACAAATACTTCCACCCAGCAGTATTATAAATTCTTTCGCCCTAAACATACTTGATATATCGTATTGACAAAGCTGAGATGCCTCTTCACATTTTCAACTATGTTCACTATTTCTCAACTAGAGTTATCAATTTGCATAAAATGTTGAGCAAATCATTCAGAAggtgtaaaaatgtaaaatatgtcCAATATTATAATCACGGTTAAGGTAAAAGTGTCCAAAGCATGATCAGTTAGAAGTGTTCATGATATGATGTATACTGCTCAGGGTAAGCAACTGTAATTAGTGTTCAGATCTTCTCAAATATAATCTTTACTGTCTTCTTATGTAAAGACTGGTTATTCTAAAAACATATTTGAATAGAGCCttttaaacttataaaattgCAAGGCATGGATCAATacaacgtaaaaaaaaaaaatgttgaagatTTTCCAAGTAAGATATTTACCCTTTTGTTGGTAATTAACCTAGTAGCTGGTTGCTTTAGAACAACTTGACAAGTACGATAAGCATAATGGTTATTACTCTTTATCTAAATACAAGACTCCAATAAGAGTGACAACCCATAAAGGCATAAATTACCAACTTATGccaagaaaataaagaaaaaaatacatCCATGAAAGCTTCACAAAAGGATCTATACAATCAAAGACAATAGTGGCAAATGTAGGCAAAAAGTCAATAACCTGAGACTTAACAAGTCGTGTTGGAGCATTTTTCAAGCATTCTGTTGCTACTCCACCATAGGCCCTAACTAGTCCTCCAGTGCCTAGTTTGATCCCTCCAAAATGCCTAGAgaataaacaaaatcaataatttaAATGTGAATCAGTTCTTACTCCATTCATTATATAATAAGGAATTAGCAATGTTATCTCATTACTGTATTACAAGGATAACCCTCTATTGCTTTTTTCAGTTAAGGTGGTGgttatcaaagaaagaaaaaataacagGAGTAGTTAGATTAATCATTAACGAAGTAAACTTGACACAATATTTACCTAATGACAACAACCATCACTCTATCTAACCCTGAATTTTCAATTGCAGAATGTATTGGTTTTCCAGCTGTACCAGATGGCTCACCGTCATCATTACTTCTGTACTGATTTCCGACCTAGAATGCAAGGAAACATATCATGTAAGCAAATTTAGTGAGAGGACCACAATGCATGTATGTTGTTTCATTGTGGTCCAATATATCATCATTTTCTACAATAAACACCTAACATGAATCATCTTCACCAAAATATTAGATTCACATGCAATATATTGGAACAAATAGTATACAGTTTTAGGCTATTGTATTTGGTATTCACTTATTTTCCTCTTTATACAAGATGACAGGCTATTAATCTAATGGAGTCATGGGCAGAAGCTCATTGTGTGTGAGAACTTAGGATATACTGGTTTAACAGAGTGCTGGCAATTGAGCATGGAATGATATCCAACGATGGCATATTTTTGAAAAGCATAATAGAAAAATCTTATGTTTTATAATAAAGATACACATCTATACCTTATAAGCCCAACAATTATGTGTTGCACGCGGATCTTGGACCTGCACATTGTAAAAGATAATATCAGAAGTTTCAACAGCTTTTAAAGAAATTACATAAAACGCGaataaaaaatcattataaCTAGAAACTTGTCATACTCTTGCTAACTCTACCAATCTTAAATAACAGAGTGTTTCACTTTTTCTTCTTTCGCTATGACCAAAAAATTTGTATGAATCAGAATT harbors:
- the LOC122605759 gene encoding transcription factor bHLH30-like, producing the protein MMQYLPSHGYELNSCSSLIRDLVYDHGGNLSVHMEPKVAETAEEKAAAACNRHSEAERRRRKRINGHLATLRSILPNTVKTDKASLLADVVRRVRELKKMVADLESKAMDECDNQMIQNNEYYMIPSENDQLELTYIGEDSSTNKIMVKVRMCCEDRPDLIVELTRALGSVRGKLVRTEIGTLGGRIKCMLWVQVSSVTKEQGLLELKRAFKVVIDRATLLDLPRNKRPRLLDCV
- the LOC122603304 gene encoding IMPACT family member in pol 5'region isoform X1 — protein: MQVVVSNLISPLTYIRSMVTTAAATSSSRTAGGGAFTTISERVSLEREIKKSKFIAIAGHIPDERSAQSFLSEVQDPRATHNCWAYKVGNQYRSNDDGEPSGTAGKPIHSAIENSGLDRVMVVVIRHFGGIKLGTGGLVRAYGGVATECLKNAPTRLVKSQVPMGVEVTFDLLGVVYHQLQSFKAENIKQDYDTGKDGITMVTFKISFDQAEALEEALKTNCSRNLVFYKN
- the LOC122603304 gene encoding IMPACT family member in pol 5'region isoform X2, whose product is MQVVVSNLISPLTYIRSMVTTAAATSSSRTAGGGAFTTISERVSLEREIKKSKFIAIAGHIPDERSAQSFLSEVQDPRATHNCWAYKVGNQYRSNDDGEPSGTAGKPIHSAIENSGLDRVMVVVIRHFGGIKLGTGGLVRAYGGVATECLKNAPTRLVKSQENWSKVSGICQIQCVLVDLEGWLS